A single window of Chloracidobacterium thermophilum B DNA harbors:
- a CDS encoding RNA polymerase sigma factor: MPVWNPQAVGRPDVMFEVRERSRLVRAALERLPPEFRDTLVLKEYDGLSCEEIAEVLGVAVGTVKSRLFRAKLELKRHLAAFFASPSSLAD; this comes from the coding sequence ATGCCAGTTTGGAACCCGCAGGCAGTAGGGCGGCCGGATGTGATGTTTGAAGTTCGGGAGCGATCCCGGCTGGTGCGTGCCGCCCTGGAACGCCTGCCGCCGGAGTTTCGGGATACCCTTGTGCTGAAGGAATACGACGGACTCAGTTGTGAGGAGATTGCCGAAGTGCTGGGCGTGGCCGTTGGCACGGTCAAATCGCGCTTATTTCGTGCCAAACTGGAGCTGAAGCGGCATCTGGCGGCGTTTTTTGCTTCTCCATCCAGCCTGGCGGATTGA
- a CDS encoding enoyl-CoA hydratase/isomerase family protein has product MSDTPNSLLYDVADGIATATLNRPEKRNALDAGILNGLRAAVQSAAQDPDVRVLVVTGAGKDFCAGADLAALEAMTGQDIMQHLGDAETLVHLFTAMRACPKPIVARVRGRALAGGCGLASACDLIVAEETAQFGYPEVNIGFVPAMVMAILRRNLGEKRALEWVLTGEILSARQAHEWGLVNRVLPGDTFDEAFAAYIKQLAARSSSAMHLTKRLLYHMDGLSFEAALRSGADVNVIARHTADCRAGVAKFLRKG; this is encoded by the coding sequence ATGAGCGACACACCGAACAGCCTTCTCTACGACGTTGCCGACGGAATTGCCACGGCGACGCTGAACCGTCCTGAAAAACGCAACGCGCTTGATGCCGGCATTCTGAATGGGCTGCGGGCGGCGGTGCAATCGGCCGCGCAGGACCCGGACGTGCGCGTTCTGGTGGTGACTGGCGCCGGAAAGGACTTCTGCGCCGGGGCTGACCTGGCGGCGCTGGAAGCCATGACCGGGCAGGACATCATGCAGCACCTGGGGGATGCGGAAACCCTTGTCCATTTGTTCACCGCCATGCGCGCCTGTCCGAAGCCGATTGTAGCGCGTGTCCGGGGACGGGCGCTGGCGGGCGGCTGTGGGCTGGCTTCGGCCTGCGACCTCATTGTGGCAGAGGAAACGGCGCAGTTTGGTTATCCCGAAGTCAACATCGGCTTCGTCCCGGCCATGGTCATGGCCATTCTGCGACGCAATCTGGGCGAAAAGCGGGCGCTCGAATGGGTGCTCACCGGGGAGATTCTTTCGGCCCGGCAGGCCCACGAGTGGGGACTGGTCAACCGCGTCCTGCCGGGCGATACCTTTGATGAAGCCTTTGCGGCGTACATCAAACAGCTCGCAGCCCGAAGCAGCTCGGCCATGCATCTGACGAAGCGGCTGCTCTACCACATGGACGGCCTCAGCTTTGAAGCCGCGCTGCGCAGCGGCGCCGATGTCAACGTCATTGCCCGGCATACGGCCGATTGCCGCGCTGGCGTCGCCAAATTTCTCAGGAAAGGCTGA
- a CDS encoding RNA-binding domain-containing protein, with amino-acid sequence MTLEQLQQLVAAGESETLEFKKTTGQRSEAMHDLCAMLNQRGGRVLFGVDPLGQIVGQPVSDRTIEELAQEIQQIEPTVFPQIDRVDVKPGWQVIVVEVSTGPNRPYSYKGQAYKRVGNTSPRMSRDEYNRILIERFHGERRWETEPADRWTVADLDRTELTRTIDEAIRRGRLEEPGTRDPLELLRGLGLSRDGVLLRAAVVLFGQQPRIEAEFPQCLLRVAKFKGIDKGEFLDNRQFHGHAFELLQKAERFLRENLPIAGRIVPGLFERIDDPLYPPVALREALANALCHRDYSSGGGSVSLAIYQDRLEITSTGNLHFGLTPEQLFQPHESRPWNPLIARVFHRRKRRPKTKSAGWMPWNPLIARVFHRRGIIESWGRGTLKMAELTQQAGLPRPEIEEGPDLVLVRFRPSRYIPPQQVRQDLTERQRKILQLLSERPGIGRKKIQQALQLDVNELKSDLQRLRGLGLIRQTGKGRGTVLFLAEG; translated from the coding sequence ATGACGCTCGAACAACTGCAACAACTCGTCGCGGCCGGCGAATCGGAAACGCTGGAGTTCAAGAAGACCACCGGCCAGCGTTCGGAGGCGATGCACGACCTTTGCGCCATGCTCAACCAGCGCGGCGGGCGCGTGCTGTTCGGCGTCGATCCCTTGGGGCAGATTGTCGGCCAGCCGGTTTCAGATCGCACCATTGAGGAACTGGCCCAGGAAATCCAGCAGATCGAGCCGACGGTTTTCCCTCAGATCGACCGCGTGGACGTGAAGCCGGGCTGGCAAGTCATCGTTGTTGAAGTCTCGACGGGCCCGAACCGGCCGTACAGCTACAAGGGACAGGCGTACAAGCGGGTCGGTAACACCAGCCCCAGAATGAGCCGGGACGAGTACAACCGGATTTTGATCGAGCGCTTCCACGGCGAGCGCCGCTGGGAGACCGAACCCGCAGACAGGTGGACGGTCGCCGATCTCGACCGAACCGAACTCACCCGCACCATTGATGAAGCCATCCGCCGAGGCCGGCTGGAGGAACCCGGCACGCGCGACCCGCTGGAGTTGCTGCGCGGTTTAGGGCTGTCACGGGATGGTGTCCTGTTGCGGGCGGCGGTGGTCTTGTTTGGCCAGCAGCCGCGGATTGAGGCGGAGTTTCCCCAATGTCTGCTGCGGGTGGCGAAGTTCAAGGGGATCGATAAGGGCGAATTTCTGGACAATCGCCAGTTCCACGGGCACGCCTTCGAGTTGCTGCAGAAAGCGGAACGCTTTCTGCGGGAGAACCTGCCGATCGCGGGTCGGATCGTGCCGGGGCTGTTCGAGCGCATTGACGACCCGCTGTATCCGCCGGTCGCCCTGCGGGAGGCGTTGGCCAACGCCCTGTGTCACCGCGACTACAGCAGCGGCGGCGGGTCGGTGAGCCTGGCCATCTATCAGGATCGTTTGGAGATCACCTCCACTGGCAACCTGCACTTTGGCTTGACGCCGGAGCAGTTATTTCAGCCTCACGAATCGCGGCCGTGGAACCCGCTGATTGCGCGGGTGTTCCACCGCAGGAAGCGCAGGCCGAAAACGAAAAGCGCCGGGTGGATGCCGTGGAACCCGCTGATCGCGCGGGTGTTCCACCGCCGCGGCATTATCGAATCGTGGGGCCGGGGCACGCTGAAGATGGCGGAACTGACACAGCAAGCCGGCCTCCCGCGTCCCGAAATTGAGGAAGGCCCTGACCTGGTGCTTGTGCGCTTTCGACCCAGTCGCTACATCCCGCCGCAGCAAGTCAGGCAGGATTTGACAGAGCGCCAGCGGAAGATTCTGCAGTTGCTCTCAGAACGGCCAGGGATTGGGCGGAAGAAGATTCAACAGGCTTTGCAACTCGACGTAAACGAACTCAAAAGTGATCTTCAGCGTCTCCGAGGACTCGGTTTGATCCGTCAAACGGGAAAAGGCCGCGGCACCGTGCTGTTCCTCGCCGAGGGCTAA
- the tilS gene encoding tRNA lysidine(34) synthetase TilS, with translation MKFTAESILNVAWLRQVAGFPSAGVVVAVSGGLDSMTLLHALHTWCGDCRAQCLHVAHLNHGLRGEASTADAQLVAETAAQMGLDWTVERADIAQSVASGGGNLEAVARQVRYAFLRRTAERLGAAFVATAHTQSDQAETVLLRLVRGTSLAGLTAIAPLRPLAAGTPVQVIRPLLTVSRRQIVAYARYHGVRFREDVTNHDLSRARNRLRHRVLPELEQLNPQVGSALARLAAQAREDQQYLMTLAQSWLKQHARRAGGRLALPVSELLVLPPPIRRRVLHAVAQQAEYPAVASRHITAIEQTLLPGDAIGKCVDLTGGRQVRRIADALVFTEA, from the coding sequence ATGAAGTTCACGGCTGAATCCATTTTGAATGTGGCCTGGCTGCGTCAGGTGGCGGGATTTCCGTCCGCCGGGGTGGTGGTGGCCGTGTCGGGCGGACTCGATTCCATGACGCTGCTCCACGCCCTGCACACCTGGTGTGGAGACTGCCGGGCGCAATGCCTGCATGTCGCTCATCTCAACCATGGTCTCCGTGGGGAGGCGTCCACTGCCGATGCGCAGTTGGTTGCCGAAACGGCCGCGCAGATGGGGCTGGACTGGACCGTGGAGCGCGCTGACATTGCCCAGTCTGTGGCGTCTGGCGGCGGCAACCTGGAAGCCGTGGCCCGACAGGTGCGGTATGCGTTTCTGCGACGGACGGCAGAGCGTCTGGGCGCGGCTTTCGTCGCCACTGCACATACCCAGAGCGATCAGGCCGAGACGGTTCTGCTCCGCCTCGTGCGGGGGACGAGTCTTGCCGGCCTGACTGCCATTGCGCCGTTACGGCCGCTCGCCGCCGGGACGCCGGTGCAGGTGATCCGACCGCTCCTGACGGTCTCGCGCCGGCAGATTGTCGCCTACGCCCGGTACCACGGAGTACGGTTTCGGGAGGATGTAACCAACCACGACCTGTCACGGGCACGCAATCGGCTGCGGCACCGCGTGCTGCCCGAACTCGAACAGCTCAACCCACAGGTCGGCAGTGCGCTGGCGCGGCTGGCCGCCCAGGCGCGCGAAGACCAGCAGTACCTCATGACGCTGGCCCAGAGTTGGCTCAAACAGCATGCGCGCCGCGCCGGCGGGCGACTGGCGCTGCCGGTAAGTGAACTGCTGGTTTTGCCACCGCCCATCCGCCGCCGGGTCTTGCATGCTGTGGCGCAACAGGCAGAATATCCAGCCGTAGCCTCCCGGCACATCACCGCCATCGAGCAGACCCTTCTTCCCGGTGATGCAATTGGAAAATGCGTGGATTTGACCGGTGGACGCCAGGTACGGCGGATCGCCGACGCGCTGGTGTTCACCGAAGCGTGA
- a CDS encoding leucyl aminopeptidase: MHLSIHCQPLVQTTVDVLLVPVFTEDVSNSGSLNESLPSVGERLSAVLGTAEMMGKSGQLLTLHLTPGLYATRLVLMGVGAADKLTTQTMRESVAAAIRAHGMQGARRFGLLPRWGALPPQSFVQAAVIGAHLATFPVDCYRTEDTRPVQVETLTVVTETADDAIHEGIRRGSILGEAINFARFLVNEPANRMTPTHLAHHAQEMANDVGLQTDILNEDKMRDLGMEALLAVARGSVEEPRLITVRYSPPNGGGRETIGLIGKGITFDTGGISLKPAENMEKMKYDMAGGAAVLGAMRAIAQLKPNLNVIGIVPSCENMPSGKATRPGDVVRTMLGKTVEIINTDAEGRLILCDAMAYARRLGVTCMVDLATLTGAIAVALGLRYAGLFSHHPNMVEELQAAARAADERVWPLPLDDEYRELIKSDIADIKNVGGKYGGSITAAWFLREFAGDVPWAHLDIANMAWNMENKPHLPKGPTGFGVGTLVEFVLARAHAANGTPGS; the protein is encoded by the coding sequence ATGCATTTGTCCATTCACTGCCAGCCCCTGGTACAAACCACCGTTGATGTCCTCCTCGTGCCGGTCTTTACCGAGGATGTCTCCAACTCCGGTTCTCTCAACGAAAGTCTCCCTTCTGTTGGCGAACGTCTGTCGGCCGTGCTGGGTACAGCTGAGATGATGGGCAAATCAGGGCAACTGCTCACCCTGCACCTGACGCCCGGCTTATATGCCACCAGGCTGGTGTTGATGGGCGTCGGCGCGGCCGACAAGCTGACGACCCAGACGATGCGTGAAAGTGTGGCTGCCGCAATTCGCGCCCACGGAATGCAGGGCGCGCGACGTTTTGGTCTGCTTCCACGGTGGGGCGCACTCCCGCCCCAGTCCTTTGTCCAGGCCGCGGTGATCGGCGCTCATCTGGCGACGTTCCCTGTGGATTGTTACCGCACCGAGGACACGCGCCCGGTTCAGGTCGAGACGCTGACGGTTGTAACCGAAACCGCCGATGACGCCATCCACGAGGGTATCCGCCGGGGCAGCATTCTGGGGGAAGCCATCAACTTTGCGCGGTTTCTCGTCAATGAGCCAGCCAACCGGATGACCCCCACCCACCTTGCCCATCACGCCCAGGAAATGGCCAACGACGTGGGCCTGCAAACGGACATCCTCAACGAAGACAAAATGCGCGACCTTGGAATGGAGGCGCTGCTGGCCGTGGCGCGCGGCTCGGTCGAGGAACCACGGCTGATTACCGTACGCTACAGCCCTCCCAACGGCGGCGGACGTGAAACCATCGGTCTCATCGGCAAGGGCATCACCTTCGACACCGGCGGTATCTCGCTCAAACCGGCCGAAAACATGGAAAAGATGAAGTACGACATGGCCGGCGGGGCGGCTGTCCTTGGGGCGATGCGCGCCATTGCCCAGCTCAAGCCCAACCTCAACGTCATTGGCATCGTTCCGAGCTGTGAGAACATGCCTTCCGGCAAAGCCACCCGTCCGGGCGATGTCGTGCGGACCATGCTGGGGAAAACCGTCGAAATTATCAACACGGATGCCGAAGGACGGCTCATTCTGTGCGATGCCATGGCTTATGCGCGCCGGCTGGGTGTCACCTGCATGGTGGACCTGGCGACCCTGACCGGGGCCATTGCCGTTGCGCTGGGACTTCGCTACGCCGGACTGTTCAGCCACCATCCCAACATGGTTGAGGAACTCCAGGCAGCCGCCCGTGCGGCCGATGAACGGGTGTGGCCGCTGCCGCTCGATGACGAGTACCGGGAACTCATCAAAAGCGACATTGCGGACATCAAAAACGTCGGCGGCAAATACGGCGGCAGCATCACGGCGGCCTGGTTTCTGCGGGAATTTGCGGGCGATGTCCCCTGGGCGCACCTCGACATCGCCAACATGGCCTGGAACATGGAAAACAAACCGCATCTTCCCAAAGGGCCGACGGGCTTTGGCGTGGGAACGCTGGTTGAGTTCGTTCTGGCACGCGCCCACGCCGCCAACGGCACTCCCGGCTCATAG
- a CDS encoding ThiF family adenylyltransferase has protein sequence MRERYSRQERFAEIGPEGQARLAQGRALVVGCGALGCALADMLVRAGVGTVRLVDRDFVEWSNLNRQILFDEADAREHRPKARAAEQRLRAVNSAVRVEGIIADVAPDTVEALVAAADVVLDGTDNFETRYVLNDACVKHGKPWIYGAAVGSQGATMTIRPGETPCLRCVFEEPPDAALMPTCETAGVILPVIQTVAAAQVVEALKLLTGQAAACRHNLWQVDVWSGRQTTLALSPNRRRADCPCCQLRRFDFLTVEQTTFAATLCGREAVQVRPARPPASALDFAPLAERLRPLGEVRHNADVLRFTVEGLEATLFQDGRAIIKGTSSPDRARAFYARYFGL, from the coding sequence ATGCGTGAACGGTACTCCCGCCAGGAACGGTTTGCCGAAATCGGCCCGGAAGGGCAGGCGCGGCTCGCTCAAGGGCGGGCGCTGGTCGTGGGATGCGGTGCATTGGGTTGTGCGCTGGCCGACATGCTCGTGCGGGCTGGCGTCGGTACGGTCCGTCTCGTGGACCGGGATTTCGTCGAGTGGTCGAATCTCAACCGGCAAATCCTGTTTGATGAAGCTGATGCGCGGGAGCACCGTCCCAAGGCGCGCGCGGCCGAACAGCGGCTGCGGGCTGTCAACAGCGCCGTCAGGGTCGAGGGCATCATTGCCGATGTCGCGCCGGATACGGTGGAAGCCCTCGTGGCCGCGGCCGATGTTGTCCTCGATGGCACGGACAACTTCGAGACGCGCTATGTCCTCAACGATGCCTGCGTCAAGCACGGGAAACCGTGGATTTATGGCGCGGCTGTCGGCAGCCAGGGGGCGACGATGACCATCCGGCCGGGTGAAACGCCCTGCCTGCGCTGTGTTTTTGAAGAACCGCCGGACGCAGCCCTGATGCCAACCTGTGAGACGGCCGGAGTCATTCTGCCGGTGATCCAGACGGTGGCGGCTGCCCAGGTGGTCGAGGCCCTGAAGCTGCTGACGGGCCAGGCGGCAGCCTGTCGGCACAACCTCTGGCAGGTGGATGTCTGGAGCGGGCGGCAGACGACGCTGGCCCTGTCGCCCAACCGCCGCCGCGCGGATTGTCCCTGCTGCCAGCTCCGGCGGTTTGATTTCCTGACGGTCGAACAAACGACGTTCGCCGCCACGCTGTGCGGACGTGAGGCCGTGCAGGTACGTCCGGCGCGCCCGCCCGCCAGCGCGCTCGATTTTGCCCCTTTGGCCGAGCGCCTGCGGCCCCTTGGCGAGGTTCGGCATAACGCCGATGTGCTGCGCTTTACCGTCGAGGGGCTGGAAGCCACGCTGTTTCAGGATGGCCGCGCCATCATCAAAGGGACTTCCAGCCCCGACCGGGCACGCGCTTTTTATGCCCGATACTTCGGGCTATGA
- a CDS encoding M61 family metallopeptidase → MCTPYAWLWLTFLFALAGSGQAQTARPTVVYDLVPQAPNSHLITVTLRYAPPEPVRHLDVALPAWRPGRYQIQNYARNIRDFRATDQTGRPLPWEKTDKSTWRVQCGASREVRISYACYANTLDAGSTLWNDEELYWNGTNLLMYVVGKKDLSARLSLTLPAGWRCACPLRKVAEPFVYEAPDYDTLADAPGIASPTLDIVRFEHAGTAYFMAFQGPVSLPLTELAESIRRIVAVTVEMFGGKAPFADYWFLYHVIPGGRFHGVEHLNSTSITVPASVFAERIQRFYNITAHEFFHAWNVKRIRPQVLGPFDYSQEVYTRNLWVAEGVTSYYDDLLCRRAGVLSVEDYLRALGTTIATQQRTPGRLVTPVTAASFDAWLTPDDTNVRVDFYTKGALVALLLDLDIRRRTGGAKSLDDAMRWLYTTYAERGRGYPENGMQLAVEAVAGTSYTDFFARYVDGTDELPYGEYLAAVGLELVETLSPTQPKASLGIELSGDEKQTVIANVFPGEAGFQAGLDRGDILVALDGEQATLTTVPQLLKQRQPGETVRVLVFRRGKLREFAVTLQKETRLDFQVRPVSAPTPTQTRLYRAWLGLASASG, encoded by the coding sequence ATGTGCACGCCGTACGCCTGGCTCTGGCTCACCTTTCTTTTCGCACTTGCCGGGTCAGGGCAGGCCCAAACCGCCAGACCAACCGTGGTCTATGACCTTGTTCCACAGGCGCCCAACAGCCATCTCATCACCGTCACCCTGCGTTACGCCCCGCCGGAACCGGTCAGGCACCTTGATGTGGCGCTTCCGGCCTGGCGTCCGGGACGGTACCAGATTCAAAACTACGCGCGGAACATCCGCGACTTCCGGGCAACCGACCAGACCGGACGGCCGCTGCCGTGGGAAAAAACTGACAAATCCACGTGGCGCGTCCAGTGTGGCGCCAGCCGTGAAGTCCGCATCTCCTACGCCTGCTATGCCAACACCCTCGATGCCGGCTCGACGCTCTGGAACGACGAGGAGCTGTACTGGAACGGCACCAACCTGCTGATGTATGTCGTTGGGAAAAAAGACCTTTCGGCGCGCCTGTCGCTGACGCTGCCCGCCGGCTGGCGCTGTGCCTGTCCGCTCAGAAAAGTCGCCGAACCGTTTGTCTATGAAGCGCCCGACTACGACACGCTGGCGGACGCGCCCGGCATTGCCAGTCCAACCCTCGACATCGTTCGGTTTGAGCATGCCGGCACGGCCTACTTTATGGCGTTCCAGGGGCCGGTGAGCCTTCCGCTGACCGAACTGGCTGAGTCCATACGGCGCATCGTGGCGGTGACGGTGGAGATGTTCGGCGGCAAAGCGCCCTTTGCCGACTACTGGTTTCTCTACCACGTCATCCCCGGCGGCCGTTTTCACGGCGTCGAGCACCTCAACTCGACGAGCATCACCGTCCCGGCAAGCGTGTTTGCGGAACGTATCCAGCGTTTCTACAACATCACGGCGCACGAGTTTTTCCATGCCTGGAATGTCAAGCGCATCCGTCCGCAGGTGCTGGGGCCCTTTGATTACAGTCAGGAAGTGTACACCCGCAACCTCTGGGTGGCGGAAGGGGTGACGAGTTACTACGACGATCTGCTGTGTCGGCGGGCGGGCGTGCTGTCGGTTGAGGACTACCTGCGCGCCCTGGGAACGACGATTGCCACGCAGCAACGGACGCCGGGGCGACTTGTCACACCGGTCACGGCTGCCAGTTTTGACGCCTGGCTGACGCCGGACGACACCAATGTGCGGGTGGATTTCTACACCAAGGGGGCGCTGGTGGCGCTGCTGCTCGACCTTGACATCCGGCGACGCACTGGCGGTGCCAAATCCCTCGACGACGCCATGCGCTGGCTGTACACCACTTATGCCGAACGCGGGCGCGGCTATCCCGAAAACGGCATGCAACTGGCCGTTGAAGCCGTAGCCGGAACGAGTTACACCGACTTCTTCGCGCGGTATGTGGACGGCACGGACGAACTGCCTTATGGGGAGTACCTGGCAGCCGTCGGGCTGGAACTCGTCGAGACGCTGTCGCCCACGCAGCCCAAAGCGTCGCTGGGCATCGAGTTGTCCGGGGATGAGAAACAGACCGTAATTGCCAATGTCTTTCCCGGCGAGGCCGGTTTCCAGGCGGGTCTCGACCGGGGCGACATCCTTGTGGCGCTTGACGGCGAACAGGCTACGCTGACCACAGTGCCCCAGTTGCTGAAACAGCGGCAACCCGGCGAGACCGTCAGAGTGCTGGTGTTCCGGCGCGGCAAGCTGCGGGAATTCGCAGTGACGCTTCAGAAAGAAACGCGCCTGGATTTCCAGGTACGCCCTGTGTCAGCGCCAACGCCTACCCAGACCCGGCTCTATCGGGCCTGGTTGGGTCTGGCTTCGGCATCCGGTTGA
- a CDS encoding restriction endonuclease subunit S, producing MAGTFTDRFKPMIGRLQESILESRILAALRSALLPKLISGELRVPDAERIVGRAM from the coding sequence GTGGCCGGGACGTTCACTGACCGGTTCAAGCCGATGATCGGCCGACTTCAAGAGAGCATCTTGGAATCCCGCATCCTCGCCGCGTTGCGGTCTGCACTGTTGCCGAAGCTGATCTCCGGCGAGTTGCGGGTGCCGGACGCCGAGCGGATCGTCGGGAGGGCGATGTGA
- a CDS encoding RNA polymerase sigma factor, which translates to MATDEELLRAFQQGDEQAFSQLYQRYRMAIYRFLARRLDSPVRAEELCQDVFVALVEHAGSWRGEASVKTYLYRIAFNRLVSDTRRSEHRVMVAPEPNDEPLPVREPQAVERPDVMFEAQERSRLVREALERLSPEFRDTLVLKEYDGLSCEEIAEVLGVAVGTVKSRLFRAKLELKRHLAAFFASPSSPAD; encoded by the coding sequence ATGGCTACTGATGAAGAACTCCTGCGCGCGTTTCAGCAGGGCGATGAACAGGCGTTCAGCCAGCTCTATCAACGCTACCGGATGGCCATCTACCGTTTTCTGGCGCGCCGTTTGGACTCACCTGTACGGGCTGAGGAGCTATGCCAGGATGTCTTTGTTGCTCTGGTGGAACATGCCGGGAGTTGGCGTGGTGAGGCTTCGGTCAAGACCTATCTGTACCGGATCGCATTCAATCGTCTGGTCAGCGATACGCGCCGGAGTGAACACCGGGTGATGGTCGCGCCAGAGCCGAATGATGAGCCGCTGCCCGTGCGGGAACCGCAGGCGGTAGAGCGGCCGGATGTGATGTTTGAAGCCCAGGAGCGATCCCGGCTGGTGCGCGAGGCCCTGGAACGTCTGTCGCCGGAGTTTCGGGATACCCTCGTGCTGAAGGAATACGACGGCCTCAGTTGTGAGGAGATTGCCGAAGTGCTGGGCGTGGCCGTTGGCACGGTCAAATCGCGCTTATTTCGCGCCAAACTGGAGCTGAAGCGGCATCTGGCGGCGTTTTTTGCTTCTCCATCCAGCCCGGCGGATTGA
- the ftsH gene encoding ATP-dependent zinc metalloprotease FtsH, which yields MNTAVRQVVLWIVIIAGGVLFWSLLHRTGQLKEDNPDYATLIKKIEAKEIQEAVISDTEVTGKYVNGKPFRTDIVANVSGDLMKRMAEKDIKVQGKPAASGIWLTILLYYLPVFLLIGFVFLMMRQMQGSGNKALSFGRSRARLLSNQAKRITFKDVAGVEESKEELQEIIEFLKEPQKFQKLGGRIPKGILMMGPPGTGKTLLARAVAGEANVPFFSISGSDFVEMFVGVGASRVRDLFEQGKKNAPCIIFIDEIDAVGRHRGAGLGGGHDEREQTLNQLLVEMDGFESNDGVILIASTNRPDVLDPALLRPGRFDRRVVVNRPDVKGREGILAVHTRKIPLGDDVDISVIARGTPGFTGADLANLVNEAALNAARNNQKFVTMRDFEWAKDKVIMGSERRSMVMSNEEKRNTAYHEAGHALVGIKVPNADPVHKITIIPRGMALGLTQQLPEADRYSHTREYIEGQIAILMGGRLAEEIFLNHVTTGAANDLERATELARRMVCEFGMSQLGPLTFGKKEEQIFLGREIAQHQDYSEDTAIKIDQEVKRIVMEQYNRARQIILDNKDALVRLAEALLERESLDAIQVRRLVAGLPLDDEPTGSSDREEAKTDAVRPSVVNPLIPPVAAGDNPATA from the coding sequence TTGAATACGGCAGTCCGACAAGTAGTTCTCTGGATCGTCATTATTGCTGGCGGTGTGTTGTTCTGGAGCTTGCTCCACCGCACCGGACAGCTCAAGGAAGACAACCCTGACTATGCGACCCTCATTAAGAAGATCGAGGCCAAGGAAATCCAGGAGGCCGTCATCTCGGATACGGAAGTCACGGGTAAGTATGTCAACGGCAAGCCGTTTCGGACTGACATCGTGGCTAACGTTTCCGGCGACTTGATGAAGCGCATGGCAGAGAAAGACATCAAGGTGCAGGGCAAGCCGGCCGCAAGCGGGATATGGTTGACCATTCTGCTGTACTACCTGCCGGTGTTCCTGCTCATTGGTTTTGTCTTTCTGATGATGCGCCAGATGCAGGGGAGCGGCAACAAGGCGCTTTCCTTTGGGCGAAGCCGGGCACGGCTGCTTTCCAACCAGGCCAAGCGCATCACCTTCAAGGATGTCGCCGGGGTTGAAGAATCAAAGGAAGAACTCCAGGAAATCATTGAGTTTCTCAAGGAACCGCAGAAGTTCCAGAAACTGGGCGGCCGCATTCCGAAAGGCATCCTGATGATGGGCCCGCCCGGAACGGGCAAGACGCTGCTGGCCCGCGCAGTCGCCGGCGAAGCCAACGTGCCGTTTTTCTCCATTTCCGGTTCGGATTTCGTGGAGATGTTCGTCGGCGTCGGGGCGTCGCGGGTGCGCGACCTGTTTGAGCAGGGCAAGAAAAATGCGCCGTGCATCATCTTCATTGATGAGATTGACGCCGTTGGCCGGCACCGGGGTGCCGGTCTGGGTGGCGGCCACGATGAGCGCGAGCAGACGCTCAACCAGTTGCTTGTCGAAATGGATGGCTTTGAATCCAACGACGGCGTCATCCTGATTGCCTCAACCAACCGGCCCGACGTGCTCGACCCGGCGCTGCTGCGGCCCGGGCGCTTCGACCGCCGGGTGGTCGTCAACCGTCCCGATGTCAAGGGACGCGAGGGGATTCTGGCCGTCCACACGCGCAAGATTCCGCTTGGGGACGACGTGGATATTTCCGTCATTGCCCGTGGCACACCCGGTTTCACCGGCGCTGACCTGGCCAACCTTGTCAACGAAGCTGCGCTCAATGCCGCCCGCAACAACCAGAAGTTTGTCACCATGCGGGATTTCGAGTGGGCCAAAGACAAGGTCATCATGGGCAGCGAACGGCGCTCGATGGTGATGTCCAACGAAGAAAAGCGCAACACGGCCTATCACGAAGCCGGACACGCGCTCGTCGGTATCAAAGTGCCGAATGCCGACCCGGTGCACAAAATCACCATCATCCCGCGCGGCATGGCGCTGGGCCTGACGCAGCAGTTGCCCGAAGCTGACCGCTACTCTCACACCCGCGAGTACATCGAGGGACAGATTGCCATCCTCATGGGCGGTCGCCTGGCTGAGGAAATCTTCCTCAATCACGTTACAACCGGAGCGGCCAATGACCTGGAGCGGGCCACTGAACTAGCCCGGCGAATGGTGTGCGAATTCGGCATGTCGCAACTCGGCCCGCTGACCTTTGGCAAGAAGGAAGAGCAAATCTTTCTCGGCCGCGAAATCGCGCAGCATCAGGATTACAGCGAAGACACGGCGATCAAGATTGACCAGGAAGTGAAACGCATCGTCATGGAGCAGTACAACCGTGCGCGGCAGATCATCCTGGACAACAAAGATGCGCTCGTGCGGCTGGCAGAGGCGCTGCTCGAACGTGAATCGCTTGATGCTATTCAGGTCCGGCGGCTGGTGGCCGGGCTGCCGCTGGATGACGAACCGACCGGCAGCAGTGACCGCGAAGAAGCCAAGACGGATGCGGTACGTCCCTCTGTTGTCAACCCACTGATTCCGCCCGTGGCGGCCGGGGACAATCCGGCAACCGCCTGA